The following are encoded in a window of Brevibacillus sp. DP1.3A genomic DNA:
- a CDS encoding condensation domain-containing protein: MMDKTFIKTIPLSEAQKDYYLHDLVYPMSPYYQEQYLFRFESRLDVSVTLRVLYEIVKRHEIYRSIFVLEDEPIQKVYSEPVVDFEHVSSATWDDTMIREYFNEEFNKPFTLEEGPLFSCRLLDDKESGSILSFKYHHICFDGWSVSLTLDEFTMIYQLLITGNDQELQPQIHQYADFVEWEQKYIASQEGEAARVFWKKKLGGNLERLEVPADKKRPSTPSFKGGISFFTFTRELRDELIAYHKHNKYPTDVIYLSLFSALLYRIAGQDDVIVGVPRYGRPKREFHTIMGPCMVMLPLRIKIPKNSSLRELAKQIHEELSLCSQYQNYPISLITAELQYERDKKYASFFSTAFVHQKAIKQDAAIMLGNAQNTFDSNGLTVSIYPIGKDVSQYDLCLVVEKDNHHDILAGFEYNSDILDEETIAKWVADFERTSLYLLKNDRESIPVYAGQPNDWMKSLTNLPSLKILPEDDIPLSTDSIKFEQETFEWACLQEKGISQLVEVWDTSSYAIFVTAFLVLLYAETEKEDLALAFRAGWDESEDVPSALLLRADLSGNPLLGDLVLQVQSKLKEAHYHQVSFPKPHEPQLLFEMNENEFPSTIDFQFRIHESNDHINGTITYRANVFKRETVQRICTHYEYLLENVTAEPHRRIREIVSHLNSQFLTSDDFEQLFL; encoded by the coding sequence ATGATGGATAAAACTTTTATCAAAACCATCCCTCTGTCTGAAGCTCAAAAAGATTACTATTTACACGATTTGGTCTATCCAATGAGTCCATATTATCAGGAGCAGTATCTGTTCCGATTCGAAAGTAGATTGGATGTATCGGTTACGCTCCGTGTTCTTTACGAGATCGTGAAACGCCACGAAATCTATCGTTCCATTTTTGTTTTGGAAGACGAGCCCATCCAAAAAGTATATAGCGAGCCCGTAGTGGATTTTGAACATGTGTCTTCCGCTACCTGGGACGATACGATGATTAGAGAATATTTCAATGAGGAGTTCAACAAGCCTTTTACGCTGGAAGAGGGGCCGTTATTCAGTTGCAGATTGCTGGATGATAAAGAAAGCGGCAGTATTTTAAGTTTCAAGTATCATCATATCTGCTTTGATGGGTGGAGTGTCTCGCTCACGCTCGATGAATTTACGATGATCTACCAACTACTGATAACGGGCAATGATCAGGAGTTGCAACCTCAAATACACCAATACGCGGACTTTGTGGAGTGGGAACAGAAGTACATAGCCAGCCAAGAAGGCGAAGCTGCGAGAGTGTTTTGGAAAAAGAAATTGGGCGGAAATCTTGAGAGGTTAGAAGTACCGGCAGATAAAAAACGTCCGAGTACCCCTTCGTTTAAAGGAGGGATATCATTCTTTACGTTTACCCGCGAGCTCCGGGATGAGTTGATTGCTTATCACAAACATAACAAATATCCTACGGATGTCATTTATTTATCCCTTTTTAGTGCTTTGCTTTATCGGATAGCTGGGCAAGACGACGTCATTGTTGGCGTACCGAGATACGGCAGGCCAAAAAGAGAGTTTCATACGATCATGGGACCGTGTATGGTGATGCTTCCCCTGCGAATCAAAATTCCAAAAAACAGCTCGCTACGTGAGTTAGCCAAGCAGATTCATGAAGAATTGTCTTTATGTTCACAGTATCAAAACTATCCAATCTCTTTGATTACAGCTGAATTGCAATATGAGCGCGATAAAAAATATGCTTCCTTTTTTTCAACGGCTTTCGTCCATCAAAAAGCGATTAAGCAAGACGCAGCCATTATGCTGGGCAATGCGCAAAATACTTTTGATAGCAATGGTCTTACCGTAAGCATCTATCCGATTGGCAAAGATGTATCCCAGTATGATTTATGTTTGGTCGTTGAAAAGGACAACCATCATGATATATTGGCAGGCTTCGAATACAATTCGGATATTTTGGATGAAGAAACCATTGCCAAATGGGTTGCCGACTTTGAACGCACCAGTCTTTATCTTTTGAAAAATGATCGCGAAAGCATCCCTGTATATGCAGGTCAGCCCAACGATTGGATGAAAAGTCTTACCAATTTGCCTTCCCTCAAGATATTGCCGGAGGACGACATTCCGCTCTCTACCGACTCAATAAAGTTCGAGCAAGAGACGTTTGAATGGGCATGCTTGCAGGAGAAGGGGATATCTCAACTAGTTGAAGTTTGGGATACCTCTTCCTATGCGATATTCGTGACCGCATTTCTCGTACTTTTGTATGCAGAAACCGAGAAGGAGGATTTGGCTTTGGCATTTCGTGCGGGGTGGGACGAGAGCGAGGATGTCCCAAGCGCCTTGCTTTTACGAGCTGATCTGTCAGGCAATCCACTACTTGGCGATTTGGTTTTGCAAGTCCAAAGCAAGTTAAAAGAAGCCCATTATCATCAAGTGTCCTTTCCTAAACCTCACGAGCCTCAACTCTTATTTGAAATGAATGAGAACGAATTTCCCTCCACGATTGATTTTCAATTCCGCATCCATGAATCTAACGACCACATAAATGGCACCATTACCTATCGTGCGAATGTATTCAAGAGGGAGACTGTGCAACGGATCTGCACCCACTATGAATACTTGTTGGAAAATGTGACAGCCGAGCCGCATCGAAGAATCCGCGAGATTGTCAGTCATCTAAACAGCCAATTCCTAACCAGTGATGATTTTGAACAATTATTTCTGTAG
- a CDS encoding non-ribosomal peptide synthetase, translating into MKHLTKENVLEVIELSMVQKQLLRPDKMTTMRYLIEHRLELESVEETWKELVSQTPVMRTVFRQLKNKHVQVVLKELPIPIDWHDVRELSPEQQEQVYLSTLTSHQEPIPYEEGPLVRVSILQMDANQSVLIWTHHALCMDDASRELLVAEWLKRVRGTQPSVDQRASFKEYVAWESSQDGSRVKSFWTDQFQGYESETVFYPVQGAQKEVSHPISCNAVLSEALTTSIGSMVFEQRVSIEAIFQAAWLLLENMYSGEDKLVVGVTVSGRPETWKEANTIIGPLAHSLPVFLTVHENQKVRDVVKEVQESWEQLRQHEMATLDMVRNYAGVREADPIFGTTLTIRNGAEDHQESAMLYRGGLQIVEIVVTVGQLMKIQLFHENASSKSDLERLQSHYIHMLEQICSEADRRISDLNIVTDEEQEVMTRVMGNFAKSNRSMEQFAQQIIEEQVKRNPDAVAAIDRKQSITYRELNEDSNRLAHWLRRQGFGRNDLACLFAERSIDMLIGILAVLKAGGAYVPLDTAHPEQRLLTILDNSKAKVLLTEARFQARSMTLADNLDHKPVVFCLNEGDGSSPDISSLQASDTTNPEIIQAHDDLANVFFTSGSTGMPKGAMIEHSGMLNHLYAKMDVLGLNKDSVVAQNASHCFDISVWQFLAPLMAGGKLVIYDNETATDPDALLQALNRDGVTVIQMVPAMIEALHNAALTLPPEQHALPQLQYMISTGEGLPVTLCKKWQDLYPDVIVVNTYGATECSDDTMHEIIDRSYVHDDYPYVALGSSIANMKHYVLDKWMRPVPVGCVGEIYISGTGVGRGYLHDAERTELAYSENPLLQDRKERLYKTGDLGRYLSNGRLVFVTRADFQVKVRGYRIELGEIENALLRHTLVRQCVAIAREDENGQNRMVCYVVMHEQQSEPELQAYLRTILPEYMIPERIVILDAMPLNRNGKIDKKALPETEVIQKKPEAFVAPRNDLERSLAAIWRTVLNIEDIGIDDDFFQLGGHSMKTIQVRLRMKREMGIEVTIKDLFEHRTIRELSSLFHTEEAVSTGELHTQHDRSTIPKAEEQAYYPVSHAQRRLFFIQQLEPENTAYNMPTIYHITGSLKERILYQAFGLLVKRHEVLRTKFLLRDGLPVQQVLPSTDFTYAFVDLSKESEASKQEAIDLIIQKETETSFDFDRDTLFRVKVCKAAEEKYVLLMNMHHMISDQWSWGILMKDLGTIYESLHQGIEPELPELSIQYKDYAVWQNHSIHHGELGESEAYWLKTFEKEIPVLDLPTDFQRQPVQTYFSAMEFYQIPDKTFNRMREIAQQHDASMFMVILSTIGIWLSKLTNQQDIIIGTPEAGRNHMDIEQVIGFFINTLPLRLEVNQEHTFIEALHDWRQQALESYMHHEYPFDKLVEKINPERDVSRNPIFSFMFQYIEKTEEENKINGLEMTAVESYNSMTNFDLSLVCMDLENGAGLTVEYRADLFKPETVQRMLRYLGNIIEQVANQPDIHFKHIELLSVEEKQAMISAYKEVSFTNGDEHKTIIELFEEQAERTPDRIALAFEEQELSYSELNKRVNQLARTLVAEGVRANQLVGIIAERSIEMIVGVMAIVKAGGAYVPIDPDYPEERIRYMLEHSGAEVLLLHQSVRHKVNADKKMIMLDDAESYHQENTNLGLPVQFDQLAYVIYTSGTTGTPKGVMIEHRQLHSLAQAWKQEYKLDEFPVRSLQWASFSFDVFTGDYMRCLLYGGKLVICPKDVRVDLERLYHLMEKHEINLFESTPVLVLPFMDYLYENGLNIDFLKILILGSDQCPLHAFHKLVDRYGSTMRILNSYGVTEATVDSSYYEKVDQQDYKFLPIGKPLPGVKMYILDANLHVQPVGVPGELYIGGLGVGKGYFKRPDLTNEKFVPNPFCIGENMYKTGDMARWLPSGDIEFLRRLDNQVKIRGNRIELEEIEAELRKMGDIRDAVVIARADESGQKRLVAFYVAVKAVESNVLRESLRKSLPAFMVPSHFVQLDEIPVTPNGKIDRKALVDINIVLQSEMEYVEPKTDTEKILVAVWQDVLHEKKIGIMDHFFELGGDSIKSIQVSSQLAALGYKMEIRDLFKYPTITELSTKLKPMNRKIDQKDVEGVVALTPIQHWLMQEHSQHLHHYNQSFVLYRKERFDEGMVRKVIDKLVQHHDALRMIFRQTKTGYEAYNRGANTSDMYRLEIWDYQTKNGSEIEQAMDLKCSEIQSKLNIFDGLLMRVGLFQCSDGDHLLIAVHHLVVDGVSWRILIDDFKTAYGQLLRNEEIRLPLKSDSFQLWAQQLNEYANSERLEQEREYWNRIEERDTESLPTDYDEQKPLRKTTRTKTVTMDQQQTEELLKQANRAYQTEIDELLLAAIGMAFKKWANIDRVTLNMEGHGRESILPDLNINRTVGWFTSEYPVMVDVGNEMNPSAIIPKIKKDVRQIPQKGIHYGVLKYLSAKSPNTSMNVQPEVSFNYLGQFDMDRKEKDDDIQLSTFSGGESMSLEQSRECKIDIECVVLNGSFHFMVAYSEAQYKTETIERLTACLQDSLREVIQHCMMKLHNNPDHEIAGEWVDFEAVVDGFFDTSTMNDIPGAIAVVVQHGQVKVKKAYGYANLSEKLPMSADETIVKVGSISKLVTVAAIIKLVEQGLIGWNEDVQQYLDIEIPRSVEGPLTVEHLLSYTTGFDSPDAGNDQSYNFGGRDSLTLREYVHRYMPTVIYKPGEQYGNENFAFMLAGYLVERVTGVSFDRYASEHFFAPLEMTNSSFLLQPELEAKMATGYDLENQAVQKYDFSPAISPDGSMLSTGHDIATFMLALLSGGADGKENILEADSIDKMFSSKSVPHPKGTYTGYGFTVKFHPEYVHENILAKAGEVIGFNSFMWFLPEKQMGVFVSTNKSQFNKIEFFDYFMKCYRPAEAILM; encoded by the coding sequence TTGAAGCATTTAACAAAAGAGAATGTACTAGAAGTCATAGAGCTTTCCATGGTGCAAAAGCAATTATTACGCCCTGACAAGATGACAACCATGCGCTATCTCATCGAGCACCGTCTCGAACTGGAAAGCGTTGAAGAAACGTGGAAGGAATTAGTCAGCCAGACGCCAGTGATGCGAACGGTTTTCCGCCAGCTCAAAAATAAACATGTACAAGTCGTGTTGAAGGAGCTCCCCATTCCCATTGACTGGCACGATGTACGGGAATTATCTCCTGAACAGCAAGAGCAAGTGTATCTCTCTACGCTTACATCCCATCAGGAGCCCATTCCGTATGAGGAGGGGCCGTTAGTCCGGGTATCGATTTTGCAGATGGACGCCAATCAATCCGTCCTCATCTGGACCCATCATGCATTATGTATGGACGATGCCAGTCGCGAGCTTCTTGTAGCGGAATGGTTGAAACGGGTACGGGGTACGCAGCCATCTGTTGACCAGCGGGCCTCATTCAAAGAGTACGTTGCTTGGGAGTCAAGCCAAGATGGCTCCAGAGTCAAAAGCTTTTGGACAGATCAATTCCAAGGCTATGAAAGCGAGACTGTGTTTTATCCGGTACAAGGGGCACAGAAGGAAGTAAGTCATCCGATCAGTTGCAACGCTGTTCTTTCCGAAGCATTAACCACGTCCATCGGAAGCATGGTATTCGAGCAGCGGGTATCCATAGAGGCAATCTTTCAGGCTGCTTGGCTCCTCTTGGAGAATATGTACAGTGGCGAGGACAAGCTGGTTGTTGGTGTTACCGTCTCTGGCAGACCCGAAACATGGAAAGAGGCGAATACCATTATTGGGCCATTGGCTCACAGCTTACCTGTCTTCCTGACAGTGCATGAGAATCAAAAAGTGCGTGATGTCGTAAAGGAAGTTCAGGAAAGCTGGGAACAACTGCGGCAACATGAAATGGCCACACTAGATATGGTCCGTAACTATGCAGGTGTCCGAGAAGCTGATCCTATATTTGGAACGACACTGACGATACGGAATGGCGCAGAAGATCACCAGGAATCTGCCATGCTTTATCGCGGCGGCCTCCAAATAGTGGAGATAGTCGTAACGGTCGGGCAGCTCATGAAGATTCAATTGTTCCATGAGAATGCGTCCTCCAAGAGCGATCTGGAACGGCTGCAATCCCATTACATCCATATGCTCGAGCAGATTTGCTCAGAGGCAGACAGGCGCATCAGCGATCTGAACATCGTGACGGATGAAGAACAAGAGGTCATGACAAGGGTGATGGGTAATTTTGCGAAGTCGAATCGTAGCATGGAGCAATTTGCGCAGCAAATCATAGAAGAGCAGGTCAAGCGCAATCCTGACGCTGTTGCTGCTATCGACCGGAAGCAATCCATCACCTACCGGGAATTGAATGAGGATTCGAACCGATTGGCGCATTGGCTCCGAAGACAAGGATTTGGCCGAAATGATCTTGCTTGCCTATTTGCAGAGAGAAGCATCGACATGCTGATTGGCATTCTGGCTGTACTGAAAGCAGGAGGGGCCTATGTCCCGCTTGATACAGCGCATCCCGAGCAACGACTCCTTACGATTCTGGATAACAGCAAGGCGAAGGTCTTACTGACCGAGGCGCGTTTCCAAGCGCGCAGCATGACCTTGGCAGACAACTTGGACCACAAGCCAGTCGTGTTTTGCCTGAATGAAGGGGACGGGTCAAGCCCGGATATCTCTTCTTTGCAAGCGTCGGATACAACGAATCCAGAGATCATCCAAGCACATGATGATTTGGCAAACGTCTTTTTTACCTCAGGCTCCACTGGTATGCCAAAAGGGGCAATGATCGAGCATAGCGGCATGCTGAATCATCTTTACGCCAAAATGGATGTCCTTGGACTGAATAAAGACAGCGTCGTAGCGCAGAATGCTTCCCATTGCTTTGATATATCGGTGTGGCAATTCCTGGCTCCCTTGATGGCAGGGGGAAAGCTTGTGATTTACGACAACGAGACAGCTACTGATCCGGATGCATTGCTCCAAGCCTTGAATCGAGACGGTGTCACCGTGATTCAGATGGTACCAGCGATGATAGAAGCATTGCACAATGCTGCACTGACTCTTCCACCTGAACAGCATGCGTTGCCTCAATTGCAATACATGATTTCTACCGGAGAGGGATTGCCAGTAACACTGTGCAAAAAGTGGCAAGACCTGTATCCCGATGTGATTGTAGTGAACACGTATGGAGCTACAGAGTGCTCAGATGATACGATGCATGAAATCATCGATCGTTCGTATGTGCATGATGATTATCCTTATGTGGCCTTGGGAAGCTCGATCGCCAATATGAAGCACTATGTGCTGGACAAATGGATGCGTCCCGTTCCGGTTGGTTGTGTCGGGGAAATCTACATTTCTGGCACTGGCGTAGGGCGGGGGTATCTCCATGATGCTGAACGCACGGAGCTAGCCTATTCAGAAAATCCACTTTTGCAGGATAGAAAAGAACGGCTGTATAAGACAGGCGATTTGGGACGCTATTTGTCAAATGGGAGACTCGTATTTGTTACGCGTGCTGATTTTCAGGTAAAAGTACGCGGATATCGCATAGAGCTCGGTGAGATAGAAAATGCTCTTTTACGTCACACGCTGGTGAGACAGTGTGTAGCGATTGCGCGAGAGGATGAAAATGGGCAGAACCGAATGGTTTGCTATGTGGTCATGCATGAACAGCAGAGTGAACCTGAGCTGCAAGCCTATCTCAGAACGATCTTGCCGGAGTATATGATTCCGGAACGAATCGTTATTCTGGATGCGATGCCACTGAATCGCAACGGAAAAATAGACAAAAAAGCATTGCCAGAGACAGAAGTGATTCAAAAGAAGCCGGAAGCATTCGTTGCTCCGCGCAATGATCTGGAACGAAGCTTGGCAGCTATCTGGCGTACCGTGCTAAACATAGAGGACATTGGGATCGACGATGACTTTTTCCAGCTTGGCGGGCACTCCATGAAAACCATTCAGGTCCGCTTGCGCATGAAAAGAGAGATGGGCATAGAAGTTACCATCAAGGACTTATTCGAGCATCGAACCATTCGGGAATTATCCTCCCTGTTTCATACCGAGGAAGCGGTATCCACAGGAGAGCTCCATACCCAACATGATCGATCAACGATTCCAAAGGCAGAAGAGCAAGCGTATTACCCGGTTTCACATGCGCAGAGGAGACTATTTTTCATTCAGCAGCTAGAGCCTGAGAACACGGCTTATAATATGCCGACGATCTACCATATCACGGGATCATTGAAGGAACGTATTTTGTATCAGGCATTCGGCTTGCTGGTGAAAAGACATGAAGTGTTGCGAACAAAATTCTTGTTAAGAGACGGACTCCCCGTTCAACAGGTACTGCCGAGCACTGACTTCACCTATGCATTTGTCGATCTTTCCAAGGAGTCCGAAGCATCGAAGCAAGAAGCAATTGATCTGATTATCCAAAAAGAAACGGAAACTAGCTTTGATTTTGACAGGGATACATTGTTTCGTGTGAAGGTATGCAAGGCTGCGGAAGAAAAATACGTATTGTTAATGAACATGCATCACATGATCAGTGATCAATGGTCATGGGGGATATTGATGAAGGATTTGGGCACCATCTACGAATCCTTGCATCAAGGGATAGAGCCCGAATTGCCAGAATTGAGCATCCAGTATAAGGATTACGCAGTCTGGCAAAACCATTCGATTCATCATGGAGAGCTTGGAGAATCAGAAGCGTATTGGCTGAAGACATTCGAAAAAGAGATTCCCGTATTGGACTTGCCGACAGATTTTCAGCGCCAGCCTGTACAAACGTATTTTTCGGCAATGGAATTTTATCAGATTCCGGACAAAACGTTTAACCGGATGAGAGAGATTGCGCAGCAACATGATGCATCCATGTTTATGGTGATTTTATCAACGATAGGCATTTGGCTGTCCAAGCTGACCAATCAACAGGATATCATCATCGGTACTCCGGAGGCTGGCCGGAATCACATGGATATTGAACAGGTCATTGGATTTTTCATTAACACACTTCCTTTGCGACTGGAAGTCAATCAGGAGCATACCTTCATCGAGGCGTTGCACGATTGGCGCCAGCAAGCCCTGGAGTCTTACATGCATCATGAGTATCCATTCGATAAATTGGTCGAAAAAATTAATCCGGAAAGAGATGTTAGCCGCAATCCTATTTTTTCTTTTATGTTCCAATATATCGAAAAAACGGAAGAGGAAAATAAAATAAACGGCTTGGAAATGACAGCTGTTGAATCCTATAATTCCATGACGAATTTCGATTTATCGCTCGTATGCATGGATTTAGAAAATGGAGCGGGTTTGACTGTCGAATATCGCGCGGATTTATTTAAACCAGAAACGGTTCAACGGATGCTCAGATACTTGGGCAACATCATCGAACAGGTAGCCAATCAACCCGATATTCATTTCAAGCATATCGAATTGTTGTCAGTGGAAGAAAAACAGGCAATGATCTCGGCCTATAAGGAAGTTTCTTTTACCAATGGGGATGAGCATAAAACGATCATTGAGCTATTTGAGGAGCAAGCGGAGAGAACCCCGGATCGAATTGCTCTCGCTTTTGAAGAGCAAGAACTGTCTTATTCGGAGCTGAATAAACGGGTGAATCAGCTGGCGCGGACATTGGTAGCTGAAGGCGTCCGTGCAAATCAATTGGTGGGGATTATCGCAGAACGGTCCATAGAGATGATCGTTGGCGTAATGGCGATAGTGAAAGCGGGTGGAGCCTACGTCCCTATTGACCCTGATTATCCGGAAGAGCGTATACGGTACATGCTGGAACATTCGGGAGCAGAGGTTTTGCTGCTGCATCAGTCGGTACGCCATAAAGTGAATGCTGACAAAAAAATGATCATGCTTGACGATGCTGAGTCCTATCATCAGGAGAATACGAATCTGGGGTTACCTGTTCAGTTTGATCAACTTGCTTATGTGATTTACACATCAGGCACTACGGGAACGCCAAAGGGAGTCATGATTGAACACCGACAGCTTCATTCGCTTGCGCAGGCATGGAAACAAGAGTACAAGCTGGATGAATTCCCCGTCAGGAGTTTGCAATGGGCAAGTTTTTCTTTTGATGTGTTTACTGGTGATTATATGAGATGTCTGTTATACGGTGGGAAACTGGTTATTTGCCCAAAAGATGTGAGAGTGGATTTGGAGCGCCTTTACCACCTGATGGAAAAGCATGAAATTAATCTGTTTGAATCGACTCCCGTCTTGGTACTTCCTTTCATGGACTATCTCTATGAAAATGGGCTCAACATAGACTTCTTGAAAATATTGATTCTTGGCTCGGATCAATGCCCGTTACATGCCTTTCACAAGCTTGTCGATCGATACGGAAGCACAATGAGAATCTTAAACAGCTATGGAGTGACGGAGGCTACCGTTGATTCCTCCTATTATGAAAAAGTTGACCAGCAAGATTACAAATTTTTGCCGATTGGCAAGCCTTTGCCAGGGGTGAAAATGTATATTCTGGACGCCAATCTTCATGTACAGCCTGTGGGTGTCCCAGGAGAACTGTATATTGGAGGCTTGGGAGTAGGAAAAGGATATTTCAAACGGCCAGATTTGACGAATGAAAAATTCGTTCCCAATCCGTTTTGTATCGGCGAAAACATGTATAAGACAGGAGATATGGCACGATGGCTCCCCAGCGGAGATATTGAATTTTTAAGGCGATTGGATAATCAGGTGAAAATACGTGGGAATCGAATCGAATTGGAAGAAATCGAAGCGGAATTACGAAAAATGGGCGATATTCGCGACGCGGTCGTTATCGCAAGAGCGGATGAATCCGGTCAAAAAAGGCTAGTTGCATTCTATGTAGCTGTAAAAGCTGTGGAATCGAACGTATTGAGAGAGTCGTTGCGGAAGTCGTTACCGGCATTTATGGTCCCATCCCATTTTGTTCAGCTAGATGAAATACCAGTAACGCCGAATGGAAAGATCGATCGAAAAGCGCTAGTGGATATCAACATCGTATTGCAGAGTGAAATGGAATATGTGGAGCCTAAAACGGACACCGAGAAGATATTGGTGGCTGTGTGGCAAGACGTTTTACATGAGAAAAAGATTGGGATCATGGATCATTTCTTTGAGCTCGGTGGCGATTCTATCAAATCCATCCAAGTATCCTCGCAATTAGCAGCTTTAGGATACAAGATGGAAATTCGGGACCTTTTCAAATATCCAACGATCACAGAACTAAGTACAAAACTGAAACCGATGAATAGGAAAATTGACCAAAAGGATGTTGAAGGCGTTGTAGCGCTGACCCCGATACAGCATTGGTTGATGCAAGAACACAGTCAGCATCTCCATCACTATAACCAATCTTTTGTGTTGTACCGCAAAGAGCGGTTTGACGAGGGGATGGTTCGCAAAGTCATCGATAAGCTCGTACAGCACCATGATGCGCTGCGAATGATTTTCCGCCAAACCAAGACTGGCTATGAGGCATATAATCGAGGCGCCAACACTAGCGACATGTATCGTCTGGAGATTTGGGACTATCAAACCAAGAATGGGTCTGAGATCGAACAAGCGATGGACTTGAAATGTAGTGAAATACAATCAAAGCTTAATATTTTTGATGGCCTATTAATGAGGGTAGGGTTATTCCAATGCTCGGATGGCGATCACTTGCTTATAGCTGTGCACCATTTAGTCGTAGACGGGGTATCATGGCGCATTTTAATCGACGATTTCAAAACAGCTTATGGGCAGCTCCTCCGTAACGAAGAGATTCGTTTGCCTTTAAAAAGTGATTCCTTCCAATTATGGGCGCAACAATTGAACGAGTATGCCAATAGCGAAAGGCTCGAGCAAGAGCGTGAATATTGGAATCGCATCGAGGAGAGGGACACCGAATCGTTGCCAACGGATTACGATGAGCAAAAACCGCTTCGGAAAACAACCAGGACGAAAACGGTCACGATGGATCAGCAGCAAACCGAGGAATTGCTAAAACAAGCCAATCGTGCCTATCAGACGGAAATCGATGAACTACTGTTGGCTGCTATTGGAATGGCCTTCAAAAAATGGGCAAATATCGATCGCGTCACCTTGAATATGGAAGGGCATGGCAGGGAATCGATTCTACCAGATCTGAACATTAACCGTACAGTGGGATGGTTCACGAGTGAATATCCAGTCATGGTAGACGTCGGGAACGAAATGAATCCGTCAGCTATCATTCCTAAAATCAAAAAAGATGTACGACAAATCCCGCAAAAAGGGATTCACTACGGTGTATTAAAATATTTGTCTGCAAAATCGCCAAACACCAGCATGAATGTACAGCCTGAGGTCAGTTTTAATTATTTGGGACAATTTGATATGGATCGAAAAGAAAAGGATGACGACATTCAATTGTCCACATTCTCAGGCGGAGAATCAATGAGTCTGGAGCAGTCCCGGGAATGCAAGATTGATATTGAGTGCGTGGTGTTGAATGGAAGCTTTCACTTTATGGTCGCTTACAGCGAGGCACAGTATAAAACGGAAACCATCGAACGACTTACTGCATGCCTCCAGGATAGTCTAAGGGAAGTCATCCAACACTGCATGATGAAATTGCACAACAATCCTGACCACGAAATCGCTGGAGAATGGGTAGATTTCGAGGCAGTGGTAGACGGATTTTTCGACACTTCTACCATGAATGATATTCCTGGCGCAATTGCGGTGGTAGTCCAACACGGTCAAGTGAAAGTAAAGAAAGCTTACGGTTACGCCAATCTATCAGAGAAATTGCCTATGAGTGCAGACGAAACGATAGTCAAGGTAGGTTCGATTTCCAAACTCGTAACAGTCGCTGCCATTATAAAGCTTGTGGAGCAAGGTCTGATTGGATGGAACGAGGATGTTCAGCAATACCTCGATATTGAAATACCGAGAAGTGTTGAAGGACCACTAACGGTAGAACATTTACTCAGCTACACAACAGGGTTTGACTCGCCAGACGCGGGAAATGATCAAAGCTATAATTTTGGCGGGCGTGACTCCCTAACGTTACGAGAATATGTTCACCGCTATATGCCAACCGTTATTTACAAACCTGGCGAACAATATGGGAACGAGAATTTTGCCTTTATGCTGGCGGGTTATCTTGTGGAAAGAGTTACGGGAGTTTCTTTTGATCGCTATGCAAGTGAGCATTTCTTTGCGCCTCTCGAAATGACAAACAGCAGTTTTCTACTACAACCAGAATTAGAGGCGAAAATGGCCACAGGCTATGATCTGGAAAATCAGGCCGTGCAAAAGTACGATTTCAGCCCTGCTATTTCACCAGACGGCAGCATGCTCTCCACGGGGCACGATATCGCCACATTCATGCTGGCTCTCTTAAGTGGAGGTGCTGATGGCAAAGAAAACATTTTAGAAGCAGATTCGATAGACAAAATGTTCTCCAGTAAATCAGTCCCTCATCCAAAAGGAACATATACAGGGTATGGATTTACAGTAAAATTCCACCCAGAATACGTACATGAGAATATTTTGGCGAAGGCAGGAGAGGTCATCGGGTTTAACTCATTTATGTGGTTCCTGCCAGAAAAACAAATGGGGGTATTTGTTAGTACAAATAAAAGTCAATTCAACAAAATTGAATTTTTTGATTACTTCATGAAGTGCTATCGTCCTGCGGAAGCGATCCTCATGTAA